A genomic window from Flavobacterium azooxidireducens includes:
- the mce gene encoding methylmalonyl-CoA epimerase, translated as MNLSHIEHIGIAVKSLKEAIPFYENMLGLKCYNIEEVKEQKVKTAFFMIGQSKIELLESTDPDGPIGKFIEKRGEGIHHLAIAVKNIEENLNELDQKGVQLIDKTPRKGAEGLDIAFLHPKATHGVLLELCENKNV; from the coding sequence ATGAATTTATCACACATCGAACACATCGGTATAGCCGTAAAAAGTCTAAAAGAAGCAATCCCTTTTTACGAAAACATGCTTGGACTCAAATGCTACAACATCGAAGAAGTAAAAGAACAAAAAGTCAAAACTGCTTTTTTCATGATTGGTCAATCCAAAATAGAACTGTTAGAATCTACCGATCCCGACGGACCAATCGGAAAATTTATAGAAAAAAGAGGCGAAGGAATTCACCACTTAGCCATCGCAGTAAAAAACATCGAAGAAAATCTAAACGAATTAGATCAAAAAGGCGTTCAATTAATCGACAAAACACCCAGAAAAGGAGCAGAGGGATTAGACATTGCTTTTCTTCATCCAAAAGCTACACATGGCGTTTTGTTAGAACTTTGCGAGAATAAAAATGTATAA
- a CDS encoding phospholipase A, giving the protein MKLLTIFCLLFGFSLTSISQTLEEPMVQTDIISKSYSQQWELDSIHKKGTFRLVSYKPIYISAGRWSSDPNEKPYSENPEYSATETQDFNRYEAKFQLSFKTKLLQGLFWGKADIWLAYTQKAYWQIYNKDLSRAFRELNYEPELIFVYPLKIKAFGGHFRSTGVSINHESNGRDFPLSRSWNRIIFHLGYENNNWIVSLNPWIRSSDTDDENPTITKFVGNGEITAAYSYNRHEFYTIVRHPFDRIKGGSIQLNYVFPMKGHLRGHFQFFHGYGETLVDYNHSQTTLGIGISFANW; this is encoded by the coding sequence ATGAAATTGCTTACGATTTTTTGCTTGCTTTTTGGCTTTTCGTTGACTTCAATTAGTCAAACACTCGAAGAGCCAATGGTGCAAACAGATATTATTTCCAAATCCTATTCACAACAATGGGAACTCGACTCCATTCACAAAAAAGGTACATTTCGATTAGTTTCTTATAAACCAATCTATATTTCAGCCGGACGATGGTCAAGCGACCCAAATGAAAAACCTTACAGTGAAAATCCTGAATATTCTGCCACAGAAACACAAGATTTTAACCGCTACGAAGCAAAATTTCAACTGAGTTTCAAAACCAAATTACTTCAAGGTTTGTTTTGGGGAAAAGCAGATATTTGGCTAGCGTATACACAAAAAGCGTATTGGCAAATTTATAACAAAGATTTGTCAAGAGCATTCCGAGAACTCAATTATGAACCGGAATTGATATTTGTCTATCCATTAAAAATCAAAGCGTTTGGCGGACATTTTCGTTCAACAGGTGTTTCAATTAACCACGAATCAAACGGTCGTGATTTTCCGCTGTCAAGAAGTTGGAACAGAATAATTTTTCATTTAGGTTATGAAAACAATAACTGGATTGTCTCTTTAAATCCATGGATTCGTTCCTCAGACACAGATGATGAAAACCCAACCATCACAAAATTCGTTGGAAATGGTGAAATTACTGCGGCTTATTCCTATAACCGTCATGAATTTTACACCATTGTCAGACATCCATTCGACCGAATCAAGGGCGGAAGCATACAATTAAACTACGTTTTCCCAATGAAAGGACATTTACGTGGACACTTTCAATTTTTCCACGGATACGGCGAAACGTTAGTCGATTACAATCACAGCCAAACCACACTCGGAATCGGAATCTCATTCGCCAATTGGTAA
- the trxA gene encoding thioredoxin, whose protein sequence is MSSFIDIINSPKPVLVDFFATWCGPCQMLAPILKEVKDELGENISIIKIDVDKNQPLAAQYQVRGVPTMMLFQNGKQLWRQSGVLSKQEIIKIIQNNS, encoded by the coding sequence ATGTCAAGTTTTATAGATATAATCAATTCTCCCAAACCCGTGTTGGTTGATTTTTTTGCCACTTGGTGCGGACCGTGTCAAATGTTAGCTCCAATTTTAAAGGAAGTGAAAGATGAACTGGGAGAAAATATTTCAATTATCAAAATAGATGTTGATAAAAATCAGCCATTAGCAGCTCAATACCAAGTGCGAGGTGTGCCAACTATGATGCTTTTTCAAAATGGCAAACAACTTTGGCGACAATCGGGAGTTCTTTCTAAACAAGAAATTATCAAAATAATTCAAAATAATAGTTAA
- a CDS encoding rhodanese-like domain-containing protein — MKKIILIFLFAFVTFSCQSQKDSKIKVVQKSEFQTVITKENVQLIDVRTPQEYADGFIKGAKNIDVNDANFETEIQKLDKTQPVYIYCRSGARSQTAAKKMVELGFTQIVDLQGGYMNWN, encoded by the coding sequence ATGAAAAAAATAATTTTGATCTTTCTATTCGCATTTGTTACATTTTCTTGTCAGTCCCAAAAAGATTCTAAAATTAAAGTTGTTCAAAAATCTGAATTTCAAACAGTTATTACTAAAGAAAATGTTCAACTCATTGATGTTAGAACGCCACAAGAATACGCTGATGGATTCATCAAAGGAGCAAAAAATATTGATGTAAATGATGCTAATTTTGAAACCGAAATCCAAAAGTTAGACAAAACCCAACCTGTTTACATCTATTGCAGAAGCGGTGCTAGAAGCCAAACAGCTGCCAAGAAAATGGTAGAATTAGGTTTTACTCAAATAGTCGATTTGCAAGGTGGTTACATGAACTGGAATTAA
- a CDS encoding MBL fold metallo-hydrolase, with the protein MKIEQIYTGCLAQGAYFIESKGEIAIIDPLREVQPYIDKAEKVNGKIKYIFETHFHADFVSGHVTLAEKTGAPIVYGPNASPSFKAHIAKDGEVFQLGEITITALHTPGHTMESTTYLLKDKNGKDHAIFSGDTLFLGDVGRPDLAQKAADMTQEQLAGLLFDSLRTKIMTLADDVIVYPAHGAGSACGKNLSKETVGSIGDQKATNYALRADMTKEEFVKEVTDGLLPPPAYFPMNVKLNKEGYENVENIIKEAQAFEPNVFETVANDTDALILDVRHQDDFAKGHIPKSIFIGIDGQFAPWVGALILDYKQPILLVTPEGREEETITRLARVGYDNTVGFLKGGFESWKKAGMEYDTVTSVDAAVLEEKIKENVPVFDVRKPGEYASEHIVDVPSTPLDFLNEHLSEFPKEKDFYLHCAGGYRSMIAASILKARGYHNVIDVKGGYAAIKQTEIKRTAYVCPSTL; encoded by the coding sequence ATGAAAATAGAACAAATATATACTGGGTGTTTAGCTCAAGGAGCCTATTTTATTGAAAGCAAAGGTGAAATCGCTATTATTGATCCATTGAGAGAAGTGCAACCTTATATTGACAAGGCAGAAAAAGTAAACGGGAAAATCAAATATATTTTTGAAACTCATTTTCATGCCGATTTTGTCAGCGGTCATGTTACTTTAGCCGAAAAAACAGGAGCACCAATTGTTTATGGGCCTAATGCTAGTCCGAGTTTTAAAGCTCATATTGCTAAAGATGGCGAAGTATTTCAGTTAGGCGAAATCACCATTACTGCCTTGCACACGCCCGGTCATACAATGGAAAGTACAACCTATTTATTAAAAGATAAAAACGGAAAAGATCATGCTATTTTTAGCGGTGATACTTTGTTTTTAGGCGATGTAGGTCGTCCCGACTTAGCTCAAAAAGCCGCCGATATGACACAAGAACAATTAGCAGGATTGTTATTTGATAGTCTTCGCACCAAAATCATGACATTAGCTGATGATGTCATTGTTTATCCTGCACACGGAGCCGGTTCTGCCTGTGGAAAAAATTTAAGCAAAGAAACTGTTGGAAGTATCGGCGATCAAAAAGCAACCAATTATGCTTTGCGAGCAGATATGACAAAAGAAGAATTTGTGAAAGAAGTAACCGATGGTTTATTACCACCACCGGCTTATTTCCCAATGAACGTTAAACTAAACAAAGAAGGCTACGAAAATGTAGAAAATATCATCAAAGAAGCTCAAGCATTTGAACCAAATGTGTTTGAAACCGTTGCAAATGATACGGATGCACTAATTTTAGATGTTCGTCACCAAGACGATTTTGCCAAAGGACATATTCCAAAATCGATATTTATCGGTATCGACGGACAATTTGCTCCATGGGTTGGTGCGTTAATTTTAGATTACAAGCAACCTATTTTGTTGGTAACTCCCGAAGGTCGAGAAGAAGAAACAATCACCCGTTTAGCCCGCGTTGGCTACGATAATACTGTAGGCTTTTTAAAAGGTGGTTTTGAATCTTGGAAAAAAGCCGGTATGGAATACGACACCGTAACTTCTGTTGATGCTGCTGTTTTAGAAGAAAAAATTAAAGAAAATGTTCCCGTTTTCGATGTAAGAAAACCAGGCGAATATGCCTCTGAACACATTGTCGATGTGCCATCAACTCCGCTGGATTTCCTAAACGAACATCTAAGTGAATTTCCAAAAGAAAAAGATTTCTATTTGCATTGTGCCGGCGGATACCGCAGTATGATTGCTGCATCTATTCTAAAAGCGAGAGGTTATCACAATGTTATTGATGTAAAAGGTGGTTACGCTGCTATAAAACAAACCGAAATTAAAAGAACGGCCTACGTTTGTCCAAGTACTTTATAA
- a CDS encoding MBL fold metallo-hydrolase: protein MKIEQIYTGCIAHAAYYVENKGEAAIFDPLREVQPYIDRAKKDNAKIKYVFETHFHADFVSGHLDLAQKEGAKIVYGPTAKPGFDALVAEDNQLFKVGDYTIRVLHTPGHTLESTTYLLIDENGKEHGIISGDTLFIGDVGRPDLAQHVIADLTQDKLARMLFHSLRNKIMPLSDDLIVYPNHGAGSACGKMMSKETTDTLGNQKKTNYALRPDMTEDEFVNELLNGLTTPPVYFPKNVLMNIQGYESLDTIMHRGKIALSLDDFEKLSANKDILLLDTRRAEDFAKGFIPNSLNIGLESNFAMWVGELIDNIKQKILLITYPGKVEESIIRLSRVGYDYAIGYLEGGFDAWLNANKKIELINRITAQELSHEIQNNNKLLIDVRKKSEFNAEHVIDAINIPLNEISKRLNEFPKDKPFVLNCAGGYRSIIAASILKQNGFSNFSDVVGGFSEIKITSIPTTEFVCPSTLL, encoded by the coding sequence ATGAAAATAGAACAAATTTATACAGGCTGTATTGCACATGCTGCTTATTATGTGGAAAATAAAGGTGAAGCAGCTATTTTTGATCCACTTCGTGAAGTTCAACCCTATATTGATCGAGCAAAAAAAGACAATGCTAAAATTAAGTATGTTTTTGAAACGCATTTTCATGCCGATTTTGTTTCCGGACATTTAGATTTGGCTCAAAAAGAAGGAGCAAAAATTGTTTACGGACCAACTGCAAAACCAGGTTTTGATGCTTTGGTAGCAGAAGATAATCAATTGTTTAAAGTTGGTGATTATACTATTAGAGTTCTTCACACGCCCGGACATACACTAGAAAGCACAACCTATTTATTAATTGATGAAAACGGGAAAGAACATGGAATAATTTCCGGTGATACTCTTTTTATTGGCGATGTGGGCAGACCCGATTTGGCTCAACATGTGATTGCAGATTTAACGCAAGATAAATTGGCTCGAATGCTTTTTCATTCGCTTCGAAACAAAATCATGCCTCTTTCCGATGATTTAATCGTTTATCCTAATCATGGAGCCGGCTCTGCTTGCGGAAAAATGATGAGCAAAGAAACGACTGATACCTTAGGAAATCAGAAAAAAACTAACTATGCTCTTCGACCTGATATGACAGAAGACGAATTTGTGAACGAGTTATTAAATGGTTTAACAACTCCGCCAGTCTATTTTCCTAAAAATGTATTGATGAATATTCAAGGGTATGAAAGTTTAGATACTATAATGCACAGAGGAAAAATTGCTCTGTCATTAGACGATTTTGAAAAACTTTCAGCAAATAAAGATATTCTCTTGCTTGACACTCGTAGAGCTGAAGATTTTGCAAAAGGATTCATTCCAAATAGCCTAAACATCGGATTGGAAAGTAATTTTGCCATGTGGGTGGGAGAATTAATCGATAATATCAAACAAAAAATTCTTCTCATAACTTATCCCGGCAAGGTAGAAGAAAGCATCATTCGCCTTTCAAGAGTTGGATATGATTATGCCATCGGATATTTAGAGGGTGGTTTTGATGCTTGGTTAAATGCAAATAAAAAAATAGAGTTAATAAATAGAATTACTGCTCAAGAATTATCGCACGAAATTCAAAATAATAATAAACTTTTAATAGACGTTAGAAAGAAAAGTGAGTTCAATGCAGAACATGTAATTGATGCAATCAATATTCCGTTAAATGAAATTTCTAAACGTCTAAATGAATTTCCAAAAGATAAACCATTCGTTTTAAATTGTGCCGGAGGATATAGAAGTATAATAGCCGCTTCTATTTTAAAGCAAAATGGTTTTTCAAATTTTTCAGATGTTGTCGGAGGTTTTTCAGAAATCAAGATAACGTCAATACCAACAACAGAATTCGTTTGCCCATCCACCTTATTATAA
- a CDS encoding YeiH family protein: MIFKTAFSGILFTILIAAFALTISTVFPFLNSILIGLLLGIVIGNFFKLPSKLSPGISLTGSNVLEFSILFLAFGINYSYMGKIGWQSFLLVAVVVFAVLIFSVFLSKKMNCPSTVGWMVGFGTAICGSSAIAALAPSLNKNKEDVGVAMAVVNLFGTLGMLFLPLILTLFSFSTTEISLLLGGTLHSVGNVAGAAFAISPDVGDQALTIKLARVALLSPGLIFFSFLTQDNKGKNWKSYFQLPWYLWGFILITVFVSLFKIPQSFIDFSSEIGKVLLTVAMTAIGLKVSFSALIQSGKKGLFYGFLIFLFQIILILLGIFFVIN; encoded by the coding sequence ATGATTTTTAAAACCGCATTTTCAGGAATTCTTTTTACTATTTTAATAGCGGCTTTTGCATTGACAATAAGTACTGTTTTTCCTTTTTTAAACAGCATTTTAATTGGATTGTTGTTAGGAATTGTAATTGGAAATTTCTTTAAACTACCATCAAAATTATCTCCCGGGATAAGTCTTACAGGTTCGAATGTCTTAGAATTTTCGATACTTTTTTTAGCCTTTGGTATCAATTATTCTTACATGGGAAAAATTGGTTGGCAAAGCTTTTTGTTGGTTGCAGTCGTTGTTTTTGCAGTACTAATTTTTAGTGTTTTTCTTTCCAAAAAAATGAATTGTCCTAGCACAGTTGGTTGGATGGTTGGTTTTGGAACCGCCATTTGTGGTTCCAGTGCCATTGCCGCTTTAGCTCCAAGTTTAAATAAAAATAAAGAAGATGTTGGCGTTGCTATGGCAGTAGTTAACTTATTTGGTACGTTAGGAATGCTTTTCTTACCATTAATTCTAACACTTTTTTCTTTTTCAACCACAGAAATAAGTTTGCTTTTAGGAGGAACACTACATTCTGTTGGAAATGTAGCCGGAGCAGCTTTTGCCATTTCACCTGATGTTGGAGATCAAGCCTTAACCATAAAATTAGCTCGGGTTGCATTACTTTCTCCCGGTTTAATCTTTTTTTCCTTCTTAACCCAAGACAACAAAGGCAAAAATTGGAAAAGCTATTTTCAGCTACCTTGGTATTTATGGGGTTTTATTTTAATAACTGTTTTTGTTTCATTATTTAAAATTCCACAAAGTTTTATTGATTTTTCTTCAGAAATTGGTAAAGTATTATTAACTGTCGCAATGACAGCAATTGGATTGAAAGTAAGTTTTTCAGCCCTAATTCAATCCGGAAAGAAAGGATTATTCTACGGTTTTCTGATTTTTTTATTTCAAATTATATTGATTCTTCTTGGGATATTCTTTGTAATTAACTGA
- a CDS encoding sulfite exporter TauE/SafE family protein codes for MESAQILGYFLAILVGISLGLIGSGGSILTVPILVYIMAVEPILATAYSLFIVGSTALVGGIKSAILKKVDFKTVLIFGIPSIAAVYLTRAFLVPIIPDVIFTVGMFEFTKPIALMILFAIVMMMASVSMIKPSKVKIDENLPLIYNFPLILVEGIAVGVLTGLVGAGGGFLIIPALVLFAKMPMKLAVGTSLFIIAAKSLIGFLGDLKSDQPIDWSLLSYFTIASIIGIFIGIFLSKKIEGNKLKTGFGWFVLFMGIYILVKELVL; via the coding sequence ATGGAATCAGCCCAAATTTTAGGATATTTTCTTGCAATTCTAGTCGGAATTTCACTGGGGTTAATCGGTAGCGGAGGTTCCATTTTAACCGTTCCAATATTAGTTTATATTATGGCTGTTGAACCTATTTTGGCCACAGCATATTCCTTATTTATTGTAGGTTCAACTGCTTTGGTCGGCGGAATAAAAAGTGCAATTCTTAAAAAAGTTGATTTTAAAACCGTTTTAATTTTCGGAATTCCTTCGATAGCAGCAGTTTACTTAACAAGAGCATTTCTGGTTCCAATAATTCCTGATGTAATTTTTACTGTTGGAATGTTTGAATTTACCAAACCTATCGCTTTAATGATTTTGTTTGCCATTGTTATGATGATGGCATCAGTTTCAATGATAAAACCATCAAAAGTAAAAATTGATGAAAATTTACCTTTAATATACAATTTTCCACTTATTTTAGTAGAAGGTATAGCGGTTGGAGTTTTAACAGGTTTAGTAGGAGCAGGGGGCGGATTTTTAATCATTCCTGCTTTAGTTTTATTTGCCAAAATGCCAATGAAATTAGCTGTTGGAACGTCACTTTTTATTATTGCCGCAAAATCACTTATAGGTTTTTTAGGCGATTTAAAAAGTGATCAGCCAATCGATTGGAGTTTGTTATCCTATTTTACAATCGCCTCCATAATTGGAATCTTCATCGGAATTTTTCTCTCCAAAAAAATAGAAGGAAACAAATTGAAAACCGGTTTTGGCTGGTTTGTTCTTTTCATGGGAATTTATATCCTAGTTAAAGAATTAGTATTATAA
- a CDS encoding Crp/Fnr family transcriptional regulator gives MKELLKTTYGFIFEDNLIDEIAEVSLLRDFSEGDVLIDFGDYIKKMPLLIEGAIKILREDFDEGELLLYFIEKGDTCAMTMACCMGETKSEIRAVAETNGKVIMIPVHKMEEWLGKYKSWRNYVFNSYNNRLKEMLNAIDNLAFMNMDERLMNYLIDKSKINQSKEIHTTHQEIAYDLHTSRVVISRLLKASENDGRIRLHRASIELLK, from the coding sequence ATGAAAGAACTTTTAAAGACAACGTACGGTTTTATTTTTGAAGATAATTTAATAGATGAAATAGCAGAAGTTTCCTTACTTAGAGATTTTAGTGAAGGCGATGTTTTAATTGATTTTGGCGACTATATCAAAAAAATGCCATTACTCATTGAAGGAGCTATCAAAATTTTACGTGAAGATTTTGATGAAGGCGAATTGCTTCTATATTTTATAGAAAAAGGCGATACCTGTGCCATGACTATGGCTTGTTGCATGGGCGAAACCAAAAGTGAAATTCGTGCCGTTGCCGAAACTAACGGAAAAGTAATCATGATTCCGGTGCACAAAATGGAAGAATGGTTGGGCAAATATAAAAGTTGGCGAAATTATGTTTTTAACAGCTACAACAATCGTTTAAAAGAAATGCTAAATGCTATTGATAATTTGGCTTTTATGAACATGGATGAACGATTAATGAATTATTTAATCGACAAATCTAAAATTAATCAATCTAAAGAAATTCATACTACACATCAAGAAATTGCCTATGATTTGCACACTTCTCGAGTCGTAATTTCAAGGTTATTAAAAGCGTCAGAAAACGATGGAAGAATCAGACTTCATCGTGCTTCAATCGAATTATTGAAATAA
- a CDS encoding dienelactone hydrolase family protein: MKQLFGLLLFAHFSMNAQIQSVAYKDGNQNLNGFSSKPKKANADNSGILILPAWMGIDDHSKEVAQQLADLGHYTFIADIYGEGNYPKNSSEAGKQAGFYKNNISDYHRRIQLALDQLIKSGAKKDKIVVIGYCFGGTGALEAARAGLNVKGVVSFHGGLGKAEDRIISEIKPKVLVLHGADDPFVSEKEILAFQKEMRNAKADWQMIYYSGAVHSFTNKKAGNDNSKGAAYNELADKRSFVHFLSFLKEIF; the protein is encoded by the coding sequence ATGAAACAACTATTTGGCTTACTGTTATTTGCACATTTTTCAATGAATGCTCAAATACAATCAGTTGCATATAAAGACGGTAATCAAAACCTGAACGGATTTTCTTCCAAACCCAAAAAAGCAAATGCAGACAATTCAGGAATTTTGATTTTACCGGCTTGGATGGGAATTGACGACCATTCCAAAGAAGTAGCCCAACAACTCGCAGACTTAGGTCATTATACTTTTATTGCTGATATTTATGGAGAAGGAAATTATCCTAAGAATAGTTCTGAAGCCGGAAAGCAAGCTGGTTTTTATAAAAACAATATTTCCGATTATCATCGAAGAATTCAATTAGCCCTCGACCAACTCATTAAATCAGGAGCCAAAAAAGACAAAATAGTAGTAATAGGTTATTGTTTTGGCGGAACCGGTGCTTTAGAAGCCGCTCGTGCCGGATTAAACGTAAAAGGAGTTGTTTCTTTTCATGGTGGATTGGGCAAAGCGGAAGACAGAATTATTTCTGAAATTAAACCAAAAGTTTTAGTGCTTCATGGTGCAGATGATCCGTTTGTATCTGAAAAAGAAATCCTTGCTTTTCAAAAAGAAATGAGAAATGCTAAAGCTGATTGGCAAATGATTTATTATTCCGGTGCTGTGCATTCTTTTACAAATAAAAAAGCGGGAAACGATAATTCTAAAGGTGCGGCTTATAATGAATTGGCGGACAAACGTTCATTTGTTCACTTTTTATCTTTCTTGAAAGAAATATTTTAA
- a CDS encoding M28 family metallopeptidase yields MKKIVLNSFVLGFLLVGCSSNKNSAKATSPEKYLTEIKAENLSKHLYIVASDEMEGRDTGTPGQKKAGEYLINQYKAMGISFPKGATTFYQPIPSEFFKKQFSPKLGDSENIWAFVEGSEKPDEILVISAHYDHVGMKNGEVYNGADDDGSGTVALLEIAAAFQKAKKEGNGPKRSILFLHVTGEEHGLHGSRFYAENPLFPIANTIANINIDMIGRRGYEKEDNDNYVYVIGSDRLSTDLHRISEEANTKYIGMELDYKYNDLNDPNRFYYRSDHYNFAKKGIPAIFYFNGVHDDYHKATDTPDKIDYPLLAKRTKLAFAVAWELANADERPKVDKDGK; encoded by the coding sequence ATGAAAAAAATAGTTCTAAATTCTTTTGTTTTGGGATTTTTGTTAGTGGGATGTTCCTCTAATAAAAATAGTGCTAAAGCAACTTCACCTGAAAAGTATTTAACCGAAATTAAAGCCGAAAATTTAAGCAAACACCTTTATATTGTAGCTTCTGATGAAATGGAAGGTCGAGATACCGGAACACCCGGACAGAAAAAAGCCGGCGAATACTTGATTAATCAATACAAAGCGATGGGAATTTCTTTTCCAAAAGGGGCTACCACATTTTATCAACCAATTCCGTCTGAATTTTTCAAAAAACAATTTAGTCCAAAATTAGGTGATTCAGAAAATATTTGGGCATTTGTTGAAGGTTCTGAAAAACCGGATGAAATTTTAGTTATTTCGGCTCATTATGATCATGTTGGAATGAAAAACGGGGAGGTCTATAATGGTGCCGATGATGATGGTTCAGGCACTGTGGCTCTTTTAGAGATTGCTGCCGCTTTTCAAAAAGCTAAAAAAGAAGGTAATGGACCAAAACGTTCTATTTTATTTTTACATGTAACTGGTGAAGAGCATGGTTTACATGGTTCTCGTTTTTATGCAGAAAATCCATTATTTCCAATTGCAAATACTATTGCCAATATTAATATTGATATGATTGGAAGACGTGGTTATGAAAAAGAAGACAACGATAATTATGTATATGTAATTGGTTCTGATCGTTTGAGTACCGATTTACATCGTATTTCAGAGGAAGCAAACACAAAGTATATTGGAATGGAATTGGATTATAAATACAATGATTTGAATGATCCAAATCGTTTTTATTACCGTTCAGACCATTATAATTTTGCCAAAAAAGGAATTCCTGCTATTTTTTATTTCAACGGAGTTCATGATGATTATCACAAAGCAACTGATACACCTGATAAAATTGATTATCCATTGCTAGCCAAAAGAACTAAATTGGCTTTTGCAGTAGCTTGGGAATTAGCCAATGCCGATGAAAGACCAAAAGTGGATAAAGACGGAAAATAG
- a CDS encoding sulfite exporter TauE/SafE family protein yields MEIDKTLWFLLLTLIAEIIGTIGGFGSSVFFVPFANIFFDFHTVLGITAIFHLSSNLSKIYLFRKGLNKKLILQIGIPSVIFVIIGGFLSKFFESQILEIALGIFLIALSLLFLIKDKLVIPAKFKQTVLGGALSGFSAGLIGTGGAIRGLTMAAFNLEKSVFVATSAAIDMMIDLSRTFVYYSNGYITKDILIYIPFLFIIGFVGSWIGQKILKYISQDYFKRISLFLILIIGIFSLYQSLK; encoded by the coding sequence ATGGAAATTGACAAAACCCTTTGGTTTTTATTGCTTACACTAATTGCAGAAATCATCGGAACCATTGGCGGTTTTGGCTCTTCCGTATTTTTTGTGCCTTTTGCAAACATTTTCTTTGATTTTCATACCGTTTTAGGAATCACAGCGATTTTCCATTTGTCGAGTAACTTATCAAAAATATATTTGTTTAGAAAAGGATTAAACAAAAAATTAATACTTCAAATTGGAATTCCGTCTGTAATTTTCGTGATTATTGGAGGCTTTTTAAGTAAATTTTTTGAAAGTCAAATTTTAGAAATTGCATTAGGTATTTTTCTAATCGCTCTTAGTTTATTGTTTTTGATTAAAGACAAACTTGTCATCCCGGCAAAATTCAAACAAACTGTTCTGGGAGGTGCTCTTTCAGGATTTTCAGCCGGTTTAATTGGAACCGGTGGAGCTATTCGAGGATTAACAATGGCTGCTTTTAATTTAGAAAAAAGCGTTTTTGTAGCAACATCGGCAGCAATTGATATGATGATTGATTTATCACGAACTTTTGTTTATTACAGCAACGGATATATTACTAAAGACATATTGATATATATTCCGTTTCTATTCATCATCGGATTTGTTGGTAGTTGGATTGGTCAAAAAATTTTAAAATATATTTCACAAGATTATTTCAAACGAATTTCACTATTTCTGATTCTAATTATTGGAATATTTTCACTCTATCAAAGCTTAAAATAA
- a CDS encoding YegP family protein, with protein MGSFVISKRKNGEFQFVLKAGNGQVILASEGYTTKAACENGIESVRKNSQDDKRFDRLESKNGKPYFNLKATNGQIIGNSEMYESVAARENGIASVTKNAPDADVKEDLE; from the coding sequence ATGGGATCATTTGTAATTAGTAAAAGAAAAAATGGAGAATTTCAATTTGTATTAAAAGCCGGAAATGGTCAAGTAATTTTGGCGAGTGAAGGATATACAACAAAAGCTGCATGTGAAAACGGAATTGAATCGGTTAGAAAAAACTCTCAAGACGATAAACGTTTTGATCGTTTAGAATCAAAAAATGGAAAACCATATTTTAACTTAAAAGCAACAAACGGACAAATCATTGGCAACAGCGAAATGTATGAATCAGTTGCAGCTCGTGAAAACGGAATTGCTTCTGTGACAAAAAATGCTCCTGATGCTGATGTAAAAGAAGATTTAGAATAA